DNA sequence from the Chroococcidiopsis sp. TS-821 genome:
AGGCACTTGGTTGAGGGGCTTCAGAAGATTTGCGTATTCAATCAAAATTTGGTAAATCAACTTATCGTTACAGAGCGATTGTCCTCAATTTGTTCTGTGGGGTGCAAGATGACTAATTCATCTGCAGCTAAACCTTGCTGAATTTCTGCGGTAGTATCGCTACGTTGTCCGAGTGTAACTGTACGTCGTTCGGCTCTACCATTATTAACTACAAATACGCACCAAGTTTGCTCGCAACGAAACAATGAACTCAACGGTACCTTTAGCACATTGGGCTTTTCCCAAACCACAATTTGCACGTCAACTCGATAACCATCACCGAGTACTTGTGATGCGTCAATATCGCCTATGACATTAACGCGTTGTTCTTCTACGCCCAACGCAGATATTTTTGTAAAAGCAGAAGGCTCAATGCGCCGTACTTGTCCTTTTAATTGTGTTGTTCCGGAGGTAACGCGTATTGCATTGCCAACAGCAACTCGTTCTGCATCGCTGGACAAAACATCGATAACGAGTTCTAGTTGAGTTGGATCGCCTATTTCTACAAGTGGAGTACCTTCACTAACGACTTGGGAGCTGCGTTGCAAAACTCGCAGTACTTGACCGCGCACGGGCGATCGCATTTCGGTGCGTCGGGCTTGATCTTGCAATCGTGCTAGTTCGGCTTCAACACTGGCAATGCGGGCATCATAAACTCTTAAAAGATAATCAGGATCGCTTTGTTCGGCTTGTAGTATGGCAAGAGCTTTTTGCGCGACAGCGACTTCCGATCGCGCTGCTTGTGCGGCTTGGAGTGCAGCATTGTGTTCTTCTTGTTTCGTGCGTTCGTTCAACTCGGCTTGTTCTCGCGCTTGCCGTGAAATAACACCTGTAGCTGCAAAGTATTGCGCGCGTTGGCGATCGCGCTGGGCT
Encoded proteins:
- a CDS encoding efflux RND transporter periplasmic adaptor subunit, with the protein product MILLPSLPKRSSKLLIYVSIALVTAIALIFLLRPTPVAVEVGRVEKGLLQVTVNAEGITRVRDRYVLAAEVNGHLDRITLNEGDIVEAGDVVARIDSLPQTTAVQEALGRLAESRAQRAGVETQRPKTAALAQARSRIAAAQANQRQVEARVAQTQAALIQAQRDRQRAQYFAATGVISRQAREQAELNERTKQEEHNAALQAAQAARSEVAVAQKALAILQAEQSDPDYLLRVYDARIASVEAELARLQDQARRTEMRSPVRGQVLRVLQRSSQVVSEGTPLVEIGDPTQLELVIDVLSSDAERVAVGNAIRVTSGTTQLKGQVRRIEPSAFTKISALGVEEQRVNVIGDIDASQVLGDGYRVDVQIVVWEKPNVLKVPLSSLFRCEQTWCVFVVNNGRAERRTVTLGQRSDTTAEIQQGLAADELVILHPTEQIEDNRSVTIS